The DNA region ATTTAAAAGAAAAGTTAGGCCGTCAACATTGGATAGCGGCGTTTGTTTCGGTTATTGGCTTGGTATTTATTTTGAGTAAAGGGAGCATGGAGAGCCTTTATGCGTTGAGATTTAATAAGGGTGACTTATTTATTTTAGGGTCCATTTTTATTTGGGCCGTTTATAGTATTGCGGCGAAACTGGCAATGGCGAAGGTTACCCCTTTAGTAGTAACAGCCTTGGGTATTTTATTATCAACTTTCATTGTGATCCCGTTGGGGGTGTATGAAGCCAATTACCTTATTAAGCCGATTATCAATGCTGAGGTTATTATGGCAGTTGTGTTCATAGGTATTGGTCCTACGGTGCTGTCTTTGCTGTTTTGGAATAAGGGAGTGATGATTATTGGTCCAGCTCGTGCGTCATTATTCCTTAATATGGTTCCAATTTATGTAATCGTCTTGTCGTCGCTTTTATTGGACGAAGTACTGCACGATTACCAGTTAATAGGTATGGTATTAATTATTGGTGGCAGCTTATATGCCAATAGGCAAAAGGTTGTTAGCAAGAAAGACTGATATTTCTTTGTGCTGACTGGGTGATGAGTGATTATTTGAATGAAGCCGAGTTGTATTTGTGTTATCTAGGTTTTGTTAAGTCGGGTTAACATACTATAAACACATTATTGTGTAAGGCTTCTGATGAAACCGTACGGTAAAAACTTTTCAATACATGTACTTAGGTCTGCTATTTGACGAATGGGCGAGCCAATAGTCAGATAATGTTCTGTTATATGTTAGCTTTTTGCAGCCTATCAACTCTGCTTGTCGTTAAGGCGTAGAGCCATAAAATGATAACCATGGTGACCCCATAAATAGAAGGGACCATCGCCACATCGGCATTGTTGAGTAAAAAAGGGCTGATAGCAATAGTGACACCTAGCATTGCATTTTGCGCACCTACTTCAATGGAAAGCGTTTTGGTTTGAGGCCTTTCAAGTTTTGCAAATTTAGCGATACCGTAGCCCAGTAATATAGACAGGATATTCAGGCAGATAGTTAATAGACCCACTTGTACGAAGTGTTCAAACCAAGACCCACCGTTTTGCATAAAAATCCCAACAATCAGGAAAGGCAAGAAAGCACCACAGCCTCTTCGCACCCATTGTTTAGAGGCTTTCGCAAAGCGTGGCGCATATTGTAATACCAACATGCCGCAGCTGACAGGAATGACGGTAATCAACATGATTTGGCTGGCTGTTTTCAGAAGAGGTAAACTCAGCTGAATGGTTTCATCGTTAAAGTAGATCATGCTTAGGTTAAGAATAACCGGTAACGTAAAGACGGTGATTAGGCTGGAAATGCTGGTCATCGTGACAGATAGTGCTAAATCGCCTCGTGCGATCAGGGTAAACATATTAGATAACACACCACCAGGGCATAGGGTTAATAACATAATGCCAATGGCTATAGCGCCACTTAGATTTAATGTATAACACAATATAAATCCAAGCAGTGGCAACATAATTAATTGCCCTATTAAGCCTGCCAAAGCGGCCTTTGGAATGGTAAAAACTCGGCTAAAATCTTGGATAGTGAGTCCAAGGCCCATGCCAAACATCAGTAAAGTTAAGAGAATAGTAACAAGGTAGCTGATCATGATATTTTTTTTATAGTTATCTTTTATCAGTATAGTCTTATATGTAAAGCAATGCTAATCAAGCCAGTTTTTGCTCAGCGCTTGGGGCTGTTAATAGGCTTGCTGATTGATTTCGCGTTGTGAAATTTTAAGGCCTTGGTGAGAGGGCTTGAAAAATATTTCGCAAGACCCCATATCTGGATTTGCAAATAAACTTGATGGATAAAAGGTAACTTTAATGAGTGAAACAATAGAAAAGAATGAAAAACAAACGCTAGGCTTTGAGGCGGAAACGAAACAAGTATTAGATTTAGTGATCCATTCGCTTTATAGCAACAAAGAGATTTTTTTACGTGAATTAGTCTCAAATGCATCAGATGCTGCAGATAAATTACGTTTTTCGGCACTGTCTAATGAAGAATTATATGAAGGTGATGGTGAGCTGAAAGTTCGTTTGTCAGTTGATAAAGAGGCGCGAACGCTAACAATTTCCGATAACGGCATTGGTATGACGGTAGAGGAAGTAAAGAAAAACATCGGCACCATTGCACATTCAGGTACTAAAAAGTTTTTTGAGTCATTAACGGGTGATGAAGGCAAAGATAGCCAAATGATTGGCCAGTTTGGTGTCGGCTTTTACTCTGGTTTTATCGTAGCTGATAAAGTGACAGTGGTAACACGCAAAGCAGGCGAAGATAAAAGCATGGGCGTTCAATGGGAATCATCAGGTGAAGGTGAATACACTATTGAAACCGTAGAAAAAGCGGCACGAGGCACCGATGTTATTTTGCATTTGAAAGAAGGTGAAGACGAGTTTTTAGAGTCATACCGTCTACAGGCCATTATTCATAAGTTTTCTGAGCACTTGGATATTCCGATTGTGATGAAAAATGAAAACAAGGATGAAGAGAAAGAAGATGAGCCAGACGATATTACCGTTAATAGTGCTAAAGCGTTATGGACAAAAGCAAAAAATGATTTAACCGAAGAAGACTATCATGAGTTTTACAAACAAACACTTCACGATTATCAAGACCCACTTGCCTATACACATAGTAAGGTAGAAGGTAAAAATGAATATACATTGCTGTTGTATGTGCCTGCAAAAGCACCATTTGATATGTGGGATAGAGAAGCAACCAGTGGTGTAAAACTATATGTAAAGCGTACTTTTATTATGGAAGGTGGCGAATTAATGCCACGTTACTTGCGTTTTGTTAAAGGTATTATTGATTCAGACAGCCTGCCGCTTAACGTTTCGCGTGAACTACTACAGCAAAGCAAGCAGATTGATCTATTAAAAGCCGGCGCGGTTAAAAAAATATTATCGTTGATTGAAGGATTGTCTAAAAACCACCCTGAAAAATTTGATACCTTCTGGGCAGAGTTTGGCGCAGTCTTGAAAGAAGGGCCTATCGAAGATGTAAAAAATAAAGATCGGATTGCTAAATTATTACGTTTTGCTTCCACAAAAACTGAGGGTAAACAAACCGTAACCCTGGCTTCTTATATTGAAAATATGCAAGAAGGCCAAGACAAAATTTATTATCTAACGGGAAGTGCCTACTCAACTGTTAAAAATAGCCCACACCTTGAAGTGTTTAAAAAGAAAGGTATTGAGGTGCTGTTATTGACCGATCATGTTGATGAATGGTTAGTTCAGCATATGCCAGAGTTTGACGGCAAGTCTTTACAATCAGTCGCTAAGGGTGATCTTGATCTGGATTCATCAGATAAGGATGAAGCGGATAAAAAGACCGATGATAAGAAAGAAGATGAATCGCTAAACAGCGTGCTTGAGCAAATCAAAAGCACGTTAGATGGTAAGGTTAAGGATGTGCGTGTTAGTTCAAGGCTAACCGATTCACCTGCTTGTCTGGTTGCAGATGAACATGAGATGGGCGCACACATGGAGCGCATTATGAAAGCGGCAGGCCAAGACATGCCGACCAGTTTGCCAATCTTCGAAATCAATGCAGACCATGCACTTATTCAACGCCTAAAGGATGAA from Cycloclasticus pugetii PS-1 includes:
- a CDS encoding DMT family transporter, giving the protein MDKETIKALLYLNVASILWGGNVFFGSYLKDFLGPWSIMSVRMLIGSFIFLFLLHQAGHLKGVTRLLGWKEVFLIALSGTVAYQATVYFGLRYTTAINVGLINSLAPIAVAFAAAFYLKEKLGRQHWIAAFVSVIGLVFILSKGSMESLYALRFNKGDLFILGSIFIWAVYSIAAKLAMAKVTPLVVTALGILLSTFIVIPLGVYEANYLIKPIINAEVIMAVVFIGIGPTVLSLLFWNKGVMIIGPARASLFLNMVPIYVIVLSSLLLDEVLHDYQLIGMVLIIGGSLYANRQKVVSKKD
- a CDS encoding bile acid:sodium symporter family protein, translated to MISYLVTILLTLLMFGMGLGLTIQDFSRVFTIPKAALAGLIGQLIMLPLLGFILCYTLNLSGAIAIGIMLLTLCPGGVLSNMFTLIARGDLALSVTMTSISSLITVFTLPVILNLSMIYFNDETIQLSLPLLKTASQIMLITVIPVSCGMLVLQYAPRFAKASKQWVRRGCGAFLPFLIVGIFMQNGGSWFEHFVQVGLLTICLNILSILLGYGIAKFAKLERPQTKTLSIEVGAQNAMLGVTIAISPFLLNNADVAMVPSIYGVTMVIILWLYALTTSRVDRLQKANI
- the htpG gene encoding molecular chaperone HtpG; amino-acid sequence: MSETIEKNEKQTLGFEAETKQVLDLVIHSLYSNKEIFLRELVSNASDAADKLRFSALSNEELYEGDGELKVRLSVDKEARTLTISDNGIGMTVEEVKKNIGTIAHSGTKKFFESLTGDEGKDSQMIGQFGVGFYSGFIVADKVTVVTRKAGEDKSMGVQWESSGEGEYTIETVEKAARGTDVILHLKEGEDEFLESYRLQAIIHKFSEHLDIPIVMKNENKDEEKEDEPDDITVNSAKALWTKAKNDLTEEDYHEFYKQTLHDYQDPLAYTHSKVEGKNEYTLLLYVPAKAPFDMWDREATSGVKLYVKRTFIMEGGELMPRYLRFVKGIIDSDSLPLNVSRELLQQSKQIDLLKAGAVKKILSLIEGLSKNHPEKFDTFWAEFGAVLKEGPIEDVKNKDRIAKLLRFASTKTEGKQTVTLASYIENMQEGQDKIYYLTGSAYSTVKNSPHLEVFKKKGIEVLLLTDHVDEWLVQHMPEFDGKSLQSVAKGDLDLDSSDKDEADKKTDDKKEDESLNSVLEQIKSTLDGKVKDVRVSSRLTDSPACLVADEHEMGAHMERIMKAAGQDMPTSLPIFEINADHALIQRLKDEADDERFADLSNLLFEQALLSEGGQLEDPATFVHRLNKLLQSLL